In Arthrobacter ramosus, one DNA window encodes the following:
- a CDS encoding aldo/keto reductase: protein MKPSPRLSLNNGVLIDQLGFGLYKVPPADATSLVATALGAGYRHFDTAAMYGNETGVGRGLGSAVIPPPGVDSNTGGSGEGTHGLSREDVFVTTKLWNDDQGYDSTLRAFDSSMANLGLDYVDLYLIHWPCAGRGLFQESYRAMETLYREGRVRAIGVSNFQPAHLEALMQKAEVVPAVNQIELHPWLQQTRLRTLHEQLRIRTEAWSPLGRGQVLQDPAVRALADKYRKTPAQIIIRWHLQLGNIVIPKASTAARIQENFNVFGFELDADDMDGLAALERHHRTGSHPDNVN, encoded by the coding sequence ATGAAACCCTCGCCTAGGCTCAGTCTGAACAACGGTGTCTTGATTGACCAGTTGGGGTTCGGGCTTTACAAGGTGCCGCCGGCGGACGCCACGTCTTTGGTCGCCACTGCGCTGGGCGCCGGCTACAGGCACTTCGATACAGCCGCCATGTATGGCAATGAGACCGGGGTCGGCCGCGGCCTCGGCAGTGCGGTCATACCCCCGCCCGGCGTGGACAGCAACACGGGAGGCTCCGGGGAGGGCACCCACGGTCTCTCCCGCGAAGACGTCTTTGTCACCACCAAGCTCTGGAACGACGACCAAGGCTACGACTCCACGCTCCGCGCCTTCGATTCCTCCATGGCCAATCTCGGCCTCGACTACGTCGACCTGTACCTGATCCACTGGCCCTGCGCAGGGCGCGGCTTGTTCCAGGAAAGCTACCGGGCCATGGAAACCCTGTACCGCGAAGGCCGGGTGCGCGCGATCGGAGTCTCCAACTTCCAGCCAGCCCACCTCGAAGCACTCATGCAAAAAGCCGAAGTGGTCCCGGCGGTGAACCAGATTGAACTGCACCCCTGGTTGCAGCAGACCCGGCTCCGGACCCTCCACGAGCAATTGCGCATCCGCACAGAGGCGTGGAGCCCGTTGGGCCGGGGCCAGGTCCTTCAGGATCCGGCCGTCCGGGCGCTCGCGGACAAATACCGAAAGACACCTGCGCAGATCATCATCCGCTGGCACCTCCAGCTGGGAAATATCGTCATTCCGAAAGCGAGCACCGCGGCACGCATCCAGGAGAACTTCAATGTCTTCGGCTTCGAGCTCGATGCCGACGACATGGATGGCCTGGCCGCCCTCGAACGCCACCACCGCACCGGGTCACACCCGGACAACGTCAACTAG